GACCAGGAACTGGGTGTCGTCGCCGAGCGGCACGGACGGGTCGTCGAGGTCGGCGGACCCGACGGCCGTCGACCACGCGATCGCGCCGTCCCGGGCGACACCCGCTACGAGTCCCGGTGTGCGACTGTCGATCTGGGCCCTGCGGGCGATTCGTTCCAGGTCTCGGGTGAGCGGTTCGGCGAGTCGACTCTGCATGGCCCGACCCTACGCCCGAGATGTTCACCTCGATGTTGCCGTGGCGTCGGGCGGGTCGCGCACGATGGCTTGATACCAGGGGTGGCGACTGCAAGGGATGGCGATGAGCGACACGGCAGAGGTGAGTGTGCCCTGGCACGTCGCCGACCGCGGCTTCGTCCTGGTGCCGGAAGTCGGCGCGATCCGGTTGTCCTGGAAGCCTTTCGGTCCGGTGTCTGCCTACGAGGTGCACGGTGTGCAGGGGCGTCGGGAGAACTGGTCTCCGAACAGCGCCACCCTGCTCTCGGTGACGACCGGGACCCGTTTCGTCCATCGCGGTCTCGGTCCCCGCTCCGGCACGTGGTCCTACCGCATCATCGCGGTCACCAGTCACGGCGAACACCTCATGACCACCATCGCCGTCGCGTCCTCACGGACATCGGTCACGGTGACCGGTCGGCCGGTGGCCGTCGTCGGTGCGTTCGACGGCAACGGCCTCGACCTGGCGATCAGCACCTCGGGTTTCGTGCACTACCGGACGACGTTTCCAGGCGATGTCGACTTCCGGTACGGGTTCGACCGCCCCGACCGACGCTGGAGCTATGTGCAGCCCGGACCGGAGGACGCCTGGGCCGGTCGCCGCAGTCACCGCTTCCGGCTGCGTTTCGACCTCGACGAGATCCCTACCGACGACCTCGACCTGGCGCTCTGGCTGGTGGATCGACATCCCACCCGTGCCGGCTCGGCGAGCATCGCGGTGAACGGGCAGGCGCTGGAGTCGCTGTTGTTCGACGAGACCGTCGGCGAGGTGCACGCGAGCCTCGTCGTCCCCGGTTCGGGAGCCGGGCCGGCCCACTTCGAGACGGCCGTGCCGCGCGAGGCTCTGCGTCTCGGCGAGAACGTGCTCGACATCGCCAAGGACCACGGCAGCTGGATCGCGTACGACGCGGTCGGCATCTTCGCCCGCTGAGCGATCTGCGGGATCCGCAAGGGGCGTGTCGGTGGGCTCGCCTAGGCTTGCCGCCATGTCGAACGCCACCGGTTGCAACGCCACCGGTTTCATCGTCTTCGAAGGTGGCGACGGCGCCGGCAAGACCACCCAGATCGAGGCGCTGGCCCAGTGGTTGCGCTCCGTCGAGCGCACAGTGGTGGTCACCCGTGAACCCGGCGGCACCCCCTTGGGCGCCCAGATCCGGCAGTTGCTCCTGCACGGCGATCACGTCGAGCCGCGAGCCGAGGCGCTGCTGTTCGCAGCCGACCGTGCCCACCACATCGCGACGCTGGTCCGTCCGGCGCTCGAGCGCGGTGATGTCGTGCTGCAGGACCGTTACCTCGACTCCTCGGTTGCTTATCAGGGGGAGGGGCGTGATCTCGATGCCGACGACGTCCGCCGCCTGTCGATGTGGGCGACCCACGATCTGGTCCCCGACCTGACGATCGTCCTGGACGTCGACCCCGCCGTCGGCAGGGCCCGCCGCGGCGACTCCCACGACCGGCTGGAGCGGGAGGCGGACGACTTCCATCACCGGGTCCGTCAGCAGTTCTTGGCCATGGCGCGCCAGGCACCCGAGCGCTACCTCGTCCTCGACGCCACACGCGACCGCGACGAGCTCGCCGGCGAGATCCGCACCCGTGTCGCCGCGTTGCTCGGGATGAGGGCATGAGTCCGGCCACCGGAGTGGAGTCCGGCGTCTGGGCCGATGTCGTCGGTCAGCCCGAGGTCGTCGCCACGCTGCAGCGAGCCGTCACCACCCCGGGATCCATGACGCACGCGTGGTTGTTCACGGGCCCGCCTGGTTCGGGACGCTCCACTGCGGCCCGGGCGTTCGCCGCCGCTCTGCAGTGCCCCGACAACGGGTGTGGCGCCTGCCGGGAATGTCGAACGGTGATCGACGGCTCGCACGCCGATCTCACCGTGTTGGCCACGCAGGGTCTGTCGATCCAGGTGCGCGACGCCCGCGAACTCGCCGTCGCCGCTCAGCACTCGCCGTCCGTCGGGCCGTGGCAGGTCATCCTCATCGAGGACGCCGACCGCCTCACCGAGCGCGCCGCCGATGCCCTGCTGAAGGCCTTGGAGGAACCGGTCGCCCGCACTGTGTGGTTGCTGTGCGCACCCAGCCTCGAGGACGTCATCATCACCATCCGCTCCCGCTCACGGCACGTCCGGTTGCGCACCCCGTCCATCGAGGCGGTGGCCGACCTGCTCGAGCGTCGCGACGGCGTCCCGAAGGAACAGGGTCTGCTTGCCGCTGCAGCGGCACAGTCCCATGTCGGTCTGGCCAAGCGCCTGGCCAAGGACGACGCCGCCCGGGGGCGGCGCTCCGACACCCTCAACCTCGCCGGGTCCATCCGGTCGCTCGGCGACGCGATCCGCGCGGCCGAGGCACTCGACACCCTCGCCAAGCAGGAGTCGGCAGCAGCCGCGGGTGAACGCGACGCGGCCGAACGCGAGCGACTGCTCGAGCAGCTCGGCGCCGATGCCGCAGCCCGCACCCAGCCACCGCACGTCCGTTCACAATTGGCGGCGCTCGAGAAAGAACAGAAGACCCGCGCCACGCGCATCACCCGGGATGTCATCGACCGGTCTCTGGTCGATCTGATGTCCATCTACCGCGACGCGCTGGTGACGCAGACGGGTAGCCGGGTCCCATTGATCAACCAGGACCACCGCGTCCAGGTCGAGACCCTCGCGCAGCACGCCCCCGAATCGTTGCTCGGGGCGATGGACGCGATCGGCACCGCCCGCGAGCGCATCGACGCCAACGTCCCGCCGCTGCTGGCCCTGGAAGCGATGATGATCTCGCTGCGCGTGCAGGTATGACCTGACGTAGCGTTGAGGACCATGAGCCGCACCTCACTCACCTCCTCGCGCCGAACCGGACGGTCGACGCTCGCACTGCTCGCCGCGTCCGCGCTGGCCCTCAGCGCCTGCAGCGGTGGTTCGGACGACGGGGCGAGCACCTCGTCCCCAGTCGGCTCCCAGCCCTCGTCCGGCGCCGCCACGACGTCCGGTTCTTCTTCGGCCGGCGCGGCGGACCCGGCCAAGGCGCTGGAGAAGTTCTACACGCAGAAGCTGACGTGGGGCGACTGCGAAGGCGTGAAGTGCGCCAAGCTCACCGTTCCGGTCGACTACGCCGACCCGGGTGGCCAGACGATCCAACTCGCGTTGTCGAAGGTCGCCGCGAAGGGCAAGGCCAAAGGCTCCCTCGTGGTCAACCCGGGCGGTCCCGGGGCGAGCGGCTACGACTACGGCGCGATGGCCGACGGGGTCGTGACGCCGAAGGTGCTCGAGTCGTTCGACGTCGTCGGGTTCGACCCGCGCGGCGTGGGGCGCTCGGCGCCGATCACCTGTGCGTCCGACGCCGAGATGGACACCATGCTCGGCATCGACCCGACTCCCGACGACAAGACCGAGCAGTCCTCGGTGCAGAAGTCGGTCGGCACCTTCGCGCAGGCCTGCAAGGACAAGGCCGGACCGCTGCTCGGGCACGTCTCCACCGTCGAGGTGGCCAAGGATCTCGACGTGCTGCGCGCCGCACTCGGCAGCGAGAAGCTGGACTACCTCGGCTTCTCCTACGGAACCTTCATCGGATCGACCTACGCCGACCTGTTCCCCCAGCGCGTCGGACGCTTCGTGCTCGACGGCGTGGTGCCGCCCGACGTCACCTCCCAGGAGATGAACCTCGGACAGGCCACCGGATTCGAGGCAGCGACCCGCAGCTATGTCGAGGACTGTGTCAGCAAGGGCGACTGCTATCTCGGCTCGACCGTCGACGCCGGCATGCAGCGCATCCGCACATTCCTGAAGCAGCTCGACGCCAAGCCGTTGCCGATCTCCGGCGAAGGCCCGGTCACCCGGTTCACCGAGGGCTGGGCCACGCTCGGTCTCGCGCTCGGGTTCTACTCCAAGGCGAGTTGGCCGTCCCTGACCGAGGCGCTGAAGGCGGCGATGGGCGGCGACCCCAAGCCGCTGATGGCAATGGCCAACCAGTACGCCGGCCGACAGGCCAACGGTGCCTACCGGGACAACTCGATGCAGGCGTTCTACGCGGTGTCGTGTCTCGACCGTAAGGCGAGCAACAACCTGGACGAATATGCAAAGGACGCAACGGAGTTCGCCAAGAAGGCGCCGACCTGGGGCAACATGCTGGCCTGGGGTTCGCTCACCTGCGGCGAGTGGAAGGTGCCGGCGACCGGCAAGCAGAAGAAGGTCACCGCCGACGGCACCGGCCCGATCCTGGTGATCGGCAACACCCGTGACCCCGCGACGCCGCTCGCCTTCGCGCAGCGTCTGGCAAAGGACCTCAAGCACGCGCGCCTGCTCACCTTCGACGCCGACGGACATACCGCCTACGGCCAGAGCGAGTGCGTCAACGACGCCGTCGACGGGTACTTGCTGAACGGCACTCTGCCGCCGGACGGCCAGACCTGCTGACGGCGAACCTCGCCCGCAGGACCGCGTAGCTCGCGGGCAGTCGTACGGTTCTCGGGTGAGTTTTCGACCCGTTGCCCTGTTCGACTTCGACGGCACCCTGGCCGACACGATCCCGCTGATCGTGCAGTCCTACCACCACACCTTGGAGACCTCCGGGTTGCCGGCGGTGGACGAGGTGGAGGTGCGTTCGTGGATCGGGCGTCCGCTGCAGCCGGTGTTCGAGGAGCGTTACCCGGGCCGCGGCGAAGAGCTGACCGCGACCTACCGTGACTGGAACCTCGCCCAGCACGACGCCCTGATCGAGCGCGTCGAGGGCATGCCGGAGCTGCTGAAGTCGCTGTCCGACAAGGGGATCCGGCTCGGCGTCGTTTCATCGAAGAAGGCGTCCACTGTCCTGCAGGGATTGCGGGTGGTCGGGTTGGACGAGGCGATCGACGTGCTGGCCGGGATGGACGAGACGGCCAAGCACAAGCCCGAACCCGACCCGCTGCTGTTCGCCGCCGATGCTCTCGGTGCCGACCCGTCGGACTGCGTGTACATCGGTGACGCGGACGTCGACGTGCTGGCCGCTCGCGCGGCGGGCATGGCGTCCGTCGCGGTGACCTGGGGTGCCGGTACGCGTGAGGTGCTGGAGTCACTGGACCCCGACGCGATCGTCGACACGGTGGACGAACTGCGGGAGTTCCTGCTCAGCGGCTGACCCGTGCGGCCTTGGCGTTGAGGTAGCGCTGCTCGGGGATGCTGTGCGTCAGGCTCGCCGCGAGAGCGAACGCCGCGCGGGCCGGCTCATCCTCCCCGGCGAGTTCGAGCAGGTGCGCGCGGGTGGCATGGAGTCGGTGGTTCCCCCGTTGTGCCGGGTCGGCGAGCAGCGGTCGGTCGGCGCGGTGAGCCCGGCCTCACGGATCGTGGTCTTCGCGCGACTGATCCGTTGCCCGATGGTCGCCGAGGGCATGAGCAGCAGGTCCGCTATCCGGTGGGTCGGCAGCCCGGCGACTGCTCGCAGGGTCAGGGCGACCCGGGACGTGTCCGACAGCTGCGGGTGGGCGCACAACAACAGCATCCGCAGGGTGTCGTCGTCGCCGATCGGATCGCCGACCACGGGGTCGTCCAGGCGCTCCTGCAGTGCATACCGATCGATCCTGGCCGCCTCGGCGTCGACCGAGCGGCGGTGGTCGATGATCTTGCGGGACGCGACCCGGATCAGCCAGGCGCGTGGACTCTGCGGCGCACCGTCGGCGGGCCACTGCGCCGCCGCCGCGAGCAGTGCTTCCTGGACGGCGTCCTCGCAGTCGTGGAACGAACGGTGCCGACGCAGCAGCGCGGCGAGGACGTGCGGCGCCTCGTGCCGCCACACGTCCTCACTGATCGTCACTGGTCCTCGCCGCCGGGCCACATCGTCGGCCGCAACTCGATCGTCTCGCCCGGACCGGCGAACTTCGCCGCGACTTCTTCGGCGCGAGCGCGGTCCTGCACATCGACGAGGAAGAAGCCGGCGAACTGTTCCTTGGTCTCGGCGTACGGGCCGTCGGACGCGATCGGGTCGCCGTTCTTGACCCGGTAGAGGGTCGAGGACTTCGGGTCACCCAGTGCTTCGCCGCCGATCAGTTCACCCTGCTTGCCCAGTTCCTCCAGGAACGCGTCGGGCGTCCACCCGTGCTGTAGTTCGCCGGCGTCATGCATCCCGAACGCCGGAATCTCGGGATCATCGTGGCCATGGGGCTTCGAACTGCAGCAGTTTGCGTACGACTCACCGTGGATTCCGAAGTGGATCGACGAAGAAAGGCCCCCGGCGGACCGGGGGCCTTGACTGAGCCGCTTGTCGGAATCGAACCGACGACCTATTCATTACGAGTGAATCGCTCTGGCCAACTGAGCTAAAGCGGCGCCGCAACCGGCAGCGCGGACGCGCACGGATGCGATCAGCGAGTATACGCGCCGGGTGTGTATCCGCCGAATCGAGCGGCCGGACTACGGCCGATCGCTCGGGGCTGCGATCATCGAGGGGTGAACGAGCTCGCCATGTTGCCCGCGAAGTCCGAAGCCCTCGGCATGGGACCGACGTTCATCATGTTCTCGATGGGGTTCGTCGCAATCTTCGTGATCATGGTGATGATCGGCGAACGCCGTAATCGCAACAAGCCGCGTCAGGAGCCGATCCGCAAGCCGGTGCTGGTGCAGAAGGACGAGGAGCGCAAGCGTCGCAAGGAGCAGGGCGACCTCTGAGTGCTGCCGGGACGACGCCGATCCACCATTGAACGCCGAGTGGGCTCGGTACCGCAGCGCACCTTGGTTTCGGCGCGCGCTGCCTCCTTCGTCGGCAGCGCGGCTCAACCAGCGGAGTGGGTGGTTCGGCTCAACCAGCGGAGTGGGTGGTTCGGCTCAGCCCGCGGAGTGGGTGGTTCGGCTCAGCCAGCGTTGACGCGCTCGATGATCGCCTCGGCGACGTCGTCCGTGCGGGTCTCGGGCAACCAGTGCCCGGCCGGCAACTCGATGAAGTGGTACGGCCCGTCGCAGAACTCCTCGGTCTTCTCCGCCGCCGCACGACCGAGTGCGAAGTCCTTGCTGCCCCAGATGTAGGTCGCCGGGATCGACACGTGCTTTGCGCCGCCGCCCTCCGACTTCTTGCGTCCGGGCTTGGCGTTCGCGACCAAGGAGGCGCGGCTGGACAAGGAGCGGTACCAACCCAGCGGTCCGTGCAACGACTCCGGGGTGCTGAAGCGAGCCACGTAGCGATCGGCGTACGAGTCGGGAAGTCCGGTGCGCGAGAACATCTTTCGCATCCCGCGCGACATCTGCAGTTCGGGCAGGAAAGGCACCTGGAACGCTGCCATGTACCAGCTCTTGCGCCACTGCCCGCCGTGCTGCAGTGCCCAGGCCATCGCAGCCGGGTGCGGCGTCGACAACACGGTCACCGTCGAGACCAGGTCGGGCCGGTGCGCCGCCATCGACCACGCGACCGCGCCTCCCCAGTCGTGCCCGACCAGGTGCACCTTCTCGGCGCCGCTCGCCTCGACCAGTGCCGCGATGTCGCCGATCAACTCACGGATGTCGTACGCCGCCCGACCCTTCGGCGTGGCGCCGGGGGAGTAGCCACGCTGGTCGGGGGCAAGTGTGCGCAGCCCGGCGTCGTTGAGACGTTCTGACACACCCGTCCATGCGGTGCCATCCTGTGGGAAGCCGTGCAGCAGAACGACCACCTCACCGTCGCGGGGGCCGCTGTCGGTCACGTCGAAGACCAGTCCGTCACGCTCGAAATTCTGCATGGGGACGAGCCTGACACGTCGAACCCACAAAGGAGGACGAAGTGAGCACGGCGCCGGTTGCGTATCCACTCGGCGGACGACGGGCCTGGTTCGTCTGGGGCGCGGCGCTGCTGGTCTACGTGCTCGCCGTCTTCCACCGGGCCTCGCTCGGCGTCGCGGGGGTGCTCGCTGCCGAACGCTTCCACATCACCTCGGCGCAGCTGGCCGTTTTCACCATGGTGCAGCTGCTGGTCTACGCCGCGATGCAGGTGCCGGTCGGAGCGATGCTCGACCGCTTCGGCTCGCGCGCCCTGCTGACCACCGGTCTGGCGATGATGACCCTCGCACAGGCCGGGTTCGCGTTCGCCCACACGTTCGGAGCCGGCGTGCTCGCGCGGGTGTTCGTGGGCATGGGGGACGCGATGGTGTTCGTGTCCGTGCTGCGACTGGTCGCGCTGTGGTTTCCGCCGGCGCGCTCCGCGATGGTCACCCAGGCGACCGGATGGGCCGGACAGGTCGGCTCGATCCTTGCCGCGGGTCCGTTGTCGGCCGCCCTGCACACGTACGGCTGGCAGCGATCGTTCCTGATCGCGTCCGGTTCCGGTGTGGTCGTCGCGATCGTCATGCTGCTGGTCGTCCGCGACACCCCCTACCTCGACCCGAATCGCACGAAGCTGCGCATGCGCTCCGTCGGACGCGCGTTGCGTTCGGCCTGGCGGACGCCGGGCACCCAGCTCGGCCTGTGGTGCCATTTCACCGCACAGTTCAGCGCGACGGTCTTTGCGATGATCTGGGGATTCCCGTACCTGACCGTCGGATTGGGGATGTCCTCGGGGGAGGCGAGTGCCCTGCTCACGCTGATGGTGATCACCGGGATCATGGTCTCGCCGTTCATCGGCGGGTTCACCGTCCGCTTCCCGTATTCGCGGTCGACGCTCGTGCTCGGCCTCGTTCTCGCCATCGTGGCGACGTGGACGGTCGTGCTGCTGTGGCCTGGACGTCCGCCGACCCCGCTGGTCGTGCTGCTCGGCATCATGATGTCGATCGGCGGACCCGGATCGATGGTCGGCTTCGACCTCGCCCGCACCTTCAACCCGCCGGACCGCATCGGCTCGGCCACCGGCATCGTCAACGTCGGTGGGTTCACCGCATCCCTGTGCACCGTCGTCCTGATCGGCGTGGTGCTCGACCGTGTCTCCCCGGGTGGGCCTGCGACCTGGACCAACAACAGCTTCCGAGCGGCGTGGTGCGTTCAGTACATCGTCTGGACGATCGGCATCGTGCAGATCGTGCGGCTGCGTCGTCTGGCCCGGGCGGAGATCGACACCAACCCCGAGATGGAGCACCTGCGTCGCCGGATCTCCAAGCGGCACGGCTGACCAGCCCGCCGCCGTTACGCTCGCACCTGACGTACGAGCGTGCGGAAGGGAAGCAGTGCTGAAACAAGTGTTGGCCGGTGGCGCCGTCGTTCTGCTGGCTGTCGGCGGTTACGGCGTGCTGGACGTTCACGACAAGGTTCCCGGCATCCTCACCCTCGACAGCACCAGCCCTTCACCCGTGCCATTGCCCTCGCAGACCACCCCGGCGCCGTCGTACCCCGCCCCGAAACCGCCGTCCGCGCCGTCCGCAGTGCCCGTCGCGTCCGGGCAACCGTTGAGCGCCCCGCAGGTGGCCGCTGCGTTGAAGGGACCGCTCGCGTCCAAGGGCTACCTGAAGGACACCTCGGTCGTCGTACGCGACGCGGCGACCGGCGCGACCCTCTTCGACCAAGCCGGCGCGCGCGCCCTCATCCCGGCATCGACCACGAAACTGCTCGCGGCCTGGGCTGTCGCCACGACCATGGACCTGAACAAGCCGTTCACGACGAAGGTGGTCGACCACGGCGGACAGCCCGTGCTCGTTGCCGGCGGAGACACGGTCCTCGCGCGGGGCAAGGGTGATCCGAACCAGATCGTCGGTCACGCCGGCGTCGCCGATCTGGCCGCACAGGTCGCGACCGGGCTGAAGAAGCAGGGTCGCACCTCGGTGACCGTCGGCCTCGACACCACCACCTACGCACCCGGTCCGGACGCGGTGAGGACCTGGCACCCCGACTACCTCGGGATGGGATTCTCGGCCCGGATCGCGCAACTCGGCCTGTCCACCGAGCGCTCACAACCCCCGAAGCCTGCCGCAGCCGACCCGAAC
This is a stretch of genomic DNA from Yimella lutea. It encodes these proteins:
- a CDS encoding polysaccharide lyase family protein, translated to MSDTAEVSVPWHVADRGFVLVPEVGAIRLSWKPFGPVSAYEVHGVQGRRENWSPNSATLLSVTTGTRFVHRGLGPRSGTWSYRIIAVTSHGEHLMTTIAVASSRTSVTVTGRPVAVVGAFDGNGLDLAISTSGFVHYRTTFPGDVDFRYGFDRPDRRWSYVQPGPEDAWAGRRSHRFRLRFDLDEIPTDDLDLALWLVDRHPTRAGSASIAVNGQALESLLFDETVGEVHASLVVPGSGAGPAHFETAVPREALRLGENVLDIAKDHGSWIAYDAVGIFAR
- the tmk gene encoding dTMP kinase — encoded protein: MSNATGCNATGFIVFEGGDGAGKTTQIEALAQWLRSVERTVVVTREPGGTPLGAQIRQLLLHGDHVEPRAEALLFAADRAHHIATLVRPALERGDVVLQDRYLDSSVAYQGEGRDLDADDVRRLSMWATHDLVPDLTIVLDVDPAVGRARRGDSHDRLEREADDFHHRVRQQFLAMARQAPERYLVLDATRDRDELAGEIRTRVAALLGMRA
- a CDS encoding DNA polymerase III subunit delta', whose translation is MSPATGVESGVWADVVGQPEVVATLQRAVTTPGSMTHAWLFTGPPGSGRSTAARAFAAALQCPDNGCGACRECRTVIDGSHADLTVLATQGLSIQVRDARELAVAAQHSPSVGPWQVILIEDADRLTERAADALLKALEEPVARTVWLLCAPSLEDVIITIRSRSRHVRLRTPSIEAVADLLERRDGVPKEQGLLAAAAAQSHVGLAKRLAKDDAARGRRSDTLNLAGSIRSLGDAIRAAEALDTLAKQESAAAAGERDAAERERLLEQLGADAAARTQPPHVRSQLAALEKEQKTRATRITRDVIDRSLVDLMSIYRDALVTQTGSRVPLINQDHRVQVETLAQHAPESLLGAMDAIGTARERIDANVPPLLALEAMMISLRVQV
- a CDS encoding alpha/beta hydrolase, with the translated sequence MSRTSLTSSRRTGRSTLALLAASALALSACSGGSDDGASTSSPVGSQPSSGAATTSGSSSAGAADPAKALEKFYTQKLTWGDCEGVKCAKLTVPVDYADPGGQTIQLALSKVAAKGKAKGSLVVNPGGPGASGYDYGAMADGVVTPKVLESFDVVGFDPRGVGRSAPITCASDAEMDTMLGIDPTPDDKTEQSSVQKSVGTFAQACKDKAGPLLGHVSTVEVAKDLDVLRAALGSEKLDYLGFSYGTFIGSTYADLFPQRVGRFVLDGVVPPDVTSQEMNLGQATGFEAATRSYVEDCVSKGDCYLGSTVDAGMQRIRTFLKQLDAKPLPISGEGPVTRFTEGWATLGLALGFYSKASWPSLTEALKAAMGGDPKPLMAMANQYAGRQANGAYRDNSMQAFYAVSCLDRKASNNLDEYAKDATEFAKKAPTWGNMLAWGSLTCGEWKVPATGKQKKVTADGTGPILVIGNTRDPATPLAFAQRLAKDLKHARLLTFDADGHTAYGQSECVNDAVDGYLLNGTLPPDGQTC
- a CDS encoding HAD family hydrolase: MSFRPVALFDFDGTLADTIPLIVQSYHHTLETSGLPAVDEVEVRSWIGRPLQPVFEERYPGRGEELTATYRDWNLAQHDALIERVEGMPELLKSLSDKGIRLGVVSSKKASTVLQGLRVVGLDEAIDVLAGMDETAKHKPEPDPLLFAADALGADPSDCVYIGDADVDVLAARAAGMASVAVTWGAGTREVLESLDPDAIVDTVDELREFLLSG
- a CDS encoding sigma-70 family RNA polymerase sigma factor; its protein translation is MTISEDVWRHEAPHVLAALLRRHRSFHDCEDAVQEALLAAAAQWPADGAPQSPRAWLIRVASRKIIDHRRSVDAEAARIDRYALQERLDDPVVGDPIGDDDTLRMLLLCAHPQLSDTSRVALTLRAVAGLPTHRIADLLLMPSATIGQRISRAKTTIREAGLTAPTDRCSPTRHNGGTTDSMPPARTCSNSPGRMSRPARRSLSRRA
- a CDS encoding YciI family protein codes for the protein MHDAGELQHGWTPDAFLEELGKQGELIGGEALGDPKSSTLYRVKNGDPIASDGPYAETKEQFAGFFLVDVQDRARAEEVAAKFAGPGETIELRPTMWPGGEDQ
- a CDS encoding alpha/beta fold hydrolase, with amino-acid sequence MQNFERDGLVFDVTDSGPRDGEVVVLLHGFPQDGTAWTGVSERLNDAGLRTLAPDQRGYSPGATPKGRAAYDIRELIGDIAALVEASGAEKVHLVGHDWGGAVAWSMAAHRPDLVSTVTVLSTPHPAAMAWALQHGGQWRKSWYMAAFQVPFLPELQMSRGMRKMFSRTGLPDSYADRYVARFSTPESLHGPLGWYRSLSSRASLVANAKPGRKKSEGGGAKHVSIPATYIWGSKDFALGRAAAEKTEEFCDGPYHFIELPAGHWLPETRTDDVAEAIIERVNAG
- a CDS encoding MFS transporter, translating into MSTAPVAYPLGGRRAWFVWGAALLVYVLAVFHRASLGVAGVLAAERFHITSAQLAVFTMVQLLVYAAMQVPVGAMLDRFGSRALLTTGLAMMTLAQAGFAFAHTFGAGVLARVFVGMGDAMVFVSVLRLVALWFPPARSAMVTQATGWAGQVGSILAAGPLSAALHTYGWQRSFLIASGSGVVVAIVMLLVVRDTPYLDPNRTKLRMRSVGRALRSAWRTPGTQLGLWCHFTAQFSATVFAMIWGFPYLTVGLGMSSGEASALLTLMVITGIMVSPFIGGFTVRFPYSRSTLVLGLVLAIVATWTVVLLWPGRPPTPLVVLLGIMMSIGGPGSMVGFDLARTFNPPDRIGSATGIVNVGGFTASLCTVVLIGVVLDRVSPGGPATWTNNSFRAAWCVQYIVWTIGIVQIVRLRRLARAEIDTNPEMEHLRRRISKRHG
- the dacB gene encoding D-alanyl-D-alanine carboxypeptidase/D-alanyl-D-alanine endopeptidase; translation: MLKQVLAGGAVVLLAVGGYGVLDVHDKVPGILTLDSTSPSPVPLPSQTTPAPSYPAPKPPSAPSAVPVASGQPLSAPQVAAALKGPLASKGYLKDTSVVVRDAATGATLFDQAGARALIPASTTKLLAAWAVATTMDLNKPFTTKVVDHGGQPVLVAGGDTVLARGKGDPNQIVGHAGVADLAAQVATGLKKQGRTSVTVGLDTTTYAPGPDAVRTWHPDYLGMGFSARIAQLGLSTERSQPPKPAAADPNRSVLNALISELGKRGITAVAGGEVKSAAGVPVLGSVQSAPLIDVLGQAMRDSDNAMIESLTRAAAFGQGVPSDSVTTWVSSLLEKDGFDTTGVKLADVSGLSDGTTIPAKLLSDLLVAGTTGKSKPFQEVLARESVAAWNGTLHDRYSLDSDKWAAGEVRAKTGSLPDVSSLAGTVVTDSGRLLVFAITSNGPMNGAGAWGVRAAIDNTVAALAKL